In Dioscorea cayenensis subsp. rotundata cultivar TDr96_F1 chromosome 13, TDr96_F1_v2_PseudoChromosome.rev07_lg8_w22 25.fasta, whole genome shotgun sequence, the sequence ttattattaaaaaaatgcattgcTACTCTTACTTTTATGCATCAGATTTTCATTAGTACTGCAAACTAAGCTCCAGTACAACTACATTACATACAACTAGTCAAGATATGTCCAGATATGGTCACCACAGTACCATATCTTGTCATATCTTAGCATCAGTCAGCAACGtgtatactttatattttttttttggggtagAACAATCCAAGGCGCCCCAGTATCAACTTTCAATGCACCTGAGGAAGCGCCGATTCCCTTGACAGTAAATATCTGAAGCTGGGGTTATGAGGAACCCATTCAATGATCTTCTGAGATTTCCTTTGTTGGCATCTTTGCATCACCATTCGCAGAGTCTCTGGAAGATACAATTGGATCATATCTAGCAAGCTTGGCAAACACAATCCTTTATCTTTAGCAAAAGAGTCTATAATCTTTGGCAGTAGGATCTTCTGCTCCTTCCGAATGCCAACAGTTGCACGAATATACTCCACTTTTGCCGTTTCAAGTTGTTGGTACAATCTCCTTGAGGAATATATCCTAACCTGAAATGAAGGAATACGTACATTGCTCGTTAATATAAGTTAAAGGTATGGATATTTCCTTCTCATACTTAACGCAGAGCTCTATACCCTTGTGATACTGTAGCATAACAACTACACAACCAAGATATTGtacaagtttattttttcttttaaagtgaTAAACCACTTAGATTAAAACAGGAAGAAAGAAATCACCCGAAGGGCAATACTAAAATGCATATTGCCTAGATATTTACCGCAGGGTCAGAATAGTTTCCCAAGCAGAGAGCAAAATGTATAAGTGGCTCCGGTTGCTCAATAGCATAGGCCAGCCAATCATCTCCAGCTTTCAACTTTGTCCTCGTGGAAAGTAATGCTCGAAGCCACTGCACATTTATAAATAACTTCTTGAGCTcctctttaataaaaaataaattaaaataaaaatacactcTTATGAAGCTCAAAGAAGAGTTAAAAAGAAGAGGTCAATTTAATGAATACAGACGCACAAAATCCTAATATGGTTGAAACATGACAGCAGACCTGGCCGGGTCGATGTGTCCGGCATCTTAGAATCAGACCCTGAATTGTGTCGAGGTTGATAGAGTGACCTCCTATGCTGTATGCAGCCTAGTAGTGGGTAACGAGGTCGTTGTCAGATAAACGCTATTGCCAGACGCTGTATCAAAGAAACCTTATTCAACAATTTCATTGCCAATGTTATTACCTTGGTAAACAAGGATGCCCTCTTCACGATGTTTTGGGGAATCCCATAGTCCAGATATGCCTGCAGAAGCAACTCACGCTTAGACACAGCTGCCATTGTAATTCACAGGTCATAAGGACCAATATGAATGAATTTCTGATGTATGAATTAAAGCACTCACATGCATCATCAATGCATTGTGTATATTAATCCAGAAGGCAAGTTTTTCATCAGCATTCATCTTTCTTGGATCAACAGTTTCCAATTGACGAACAAGTGATCTAAAACATGCAATTCATGGTCAAATTATTATacacatttttaattaaaaaaaaaaaagaaaaaagaggaagaGCATGGGATATtcaaatgaataacaaaatGCTTTGCAAAACAAGTTTCTGAGAAGAAGAGGCAATATCTGATACTGAGTAAAATTTCAAAAGCAAGGGGATTACTTGTACTTTAGAAGTGTCTCTTCAACATCAGGAAGTTGCAGATTTTCTCTGCATATGGATGGTACTTCCACCATTGCATTGTATGGGCCACTAAACTCTTTCAGTCCCTCAACTCGGAATGGATTTTCTAAACGTGAATCAAGAGTTGATCCTCTTTTACAACCAGGACTCCACATATCTCCTACGTATTGGGGGGAAAATGCACTCATCGACGAGAAAGATGATGTAGGAGAAGATGAACGACCCTGAGACACCAGAGGAGGATCTGCTATCTTACAATAGATGGAACCCATGCATCTAACCATGCCTTCAGAGAGTTTACCAGGTGTTTCAGGTATGTGATCAGCAATGTTGGTGCCGAGATATTCAGCGAGGCTTATGACACCTGAAGCTGGATTTTGTCCATGCTGTGCATGAACCACCATAacaaaaactattattaaaatgaatccTCAGGATTAAACTTAAGCTTGCTGCTAGAAGATAAAATCAAGGGCATGAGAGAATTACGTACATCAAGCGGGGACAAAGGCTCTGAGTGGCATTCTCGAGGACATCCACATAGATTTTCTGCAGCTGGGGACATTCTAGCTGAAAAACAAGAATGATGCAAGATCGAAGAATGGCTGCGATCAACACCATGCCCATTTAGTTTATGCTGGTACCCAGCAA encodes:
- the LOC120274723 gene encoding uncharacterized protein LOC120274723 isoform X1; the encoded protein is MTNTRMQELACHSTVGLEAVISRNVIAARHKRSKSDSEKGAKRDKLEWSPKSFHHVKLDVAIAEGKSEETQMPRSKVQSSLKQEIQQLEKHLKDQFMVRRALEKALGYRSSAIDSSNDSSMPKLTKELIREIAVLEFEVMYLEQYLLSLYRRAFDQQICTLSPSTMDERSKQLLCSLSGHPHEVAKPDISSMRGDSAAQHSQMVLPRKSFTNSSYGTCFAGYQHKLNGHGVDRSHSSILHHSCFSARMSPAAENLCGCPRECHSEPLSPLDHGQNPASGVISLAEYLGTNIADHIPETPGKLSEGMVRCMGSIYCKIADPPLVSQGRSSSPTSSFSSMSAFSPQYVGDMWSPGCKRGSTLDSRLENPFRVEGLKEFSGPYNAMVEVPSICRENLQLPDVEETLLKYKSLVRQLETVDPRKMNADEKLAFWINIHNALMMHAYLDYGIPQNIVKRASLFTKAAYSIGGHSINLDTIQGLILRCRTHRPGQWLRALLSTRTKLKAGDDWLAYAIEQPEPLIHFALCLGNYSDPAVRIYSSRRLYQQLETAKVEYIRATVGIRKEQKILLPKIIDSFAKDKGLCLPSLLDMIQLYLPETLRMVMQRCQQRKSQKIIEWVPHNPSFRYLLSRESALPQVH
- the LOC120274723 gene encoding uncharacterized protein LOC120274723 isoform X3, which gives rise to MTELACHSTVGLEAVISRNVIAARHKRSKSDSEKGAKRDKLEWSPKSFHHVKLDVAIAEGKSEETQMPRSKVQSSLKQEIQQLEKHLKDQFMVRRALEKALGYRSSAIDSSNDSSMPKLTKELIREIAVLEFEVMYLEQYLLSLYRRAFDQQICTLSPSTMDERSKQLLCSLSGHPHEVAKPDISSMRGDSAAQHSQMVLPRKSFTNSSYGTCFAGYQHKLNGHGVDRSHSSILHHSCFSARMSPAAENLCGCPRECHSEPLSPLDHGQNPASGVISLAEYLGTNIADHIPETPGKLSEGMVRCMGSIYCKIADPPLVSQGRSSSPTSSFSSMSAFSPQYVGDMWSPGCKRGSTLDSRLENPFRVEGLKEFSGPYNAMVEVPSICRENLQLPDVEETLLKYKSLVRQLETVDPRKMNADEKLAFWINIHNALMMHAYLDYGIPQNIVKRASLFTKAAYSIGGHSINLDTIQGLILRCRTHRPGQWLRALLSTRTKLKAGDDWLAYAIEQPEPLIHFALCLGNYSDPAVRIYSSRRLYQQLETAKVEYIRATVGIRKEQKILLPKIIDSFAKDKGLCLPSLLDMIQLYLPETLRMVMQRCQQRKSQKIIEWVPHNPSFRYLLSRESALPQVH
- the LOC120274723 gene encoding uncharacterized protein LOC120274723 isoform X2 gives rise to the protein MQELACHSTVGLEAVISRNVIAARHKRSKSDSEKGAKRDKLEWSPKSFHHVKLDVAIAEGKSEETQMPRSKVQSSLKQEIQQLEKHLKDQFMVRRALEKALGYRSSAIDSSNDSSMPKLTKELIREIAVLEFEVMYLEQYLLSLYRRAFDQQICTLSPSTMDERSKQLLCSLSGHPHEVAKPDISSMRGDSAAQHSQMVLPRKSFTNSSYGTCFAGYQHKLNGHGVDRSHSSILHHSCFSARMSPAAENLCGCPRECHSEPLSPLDHGQNPASGVISLAEYLGTNIADHIPETPGKLSEGMVRCMGSIYCKIADPPLVSQGRSSSPTSSFSSMSAFSPQYVGDMWSPGCKRGSTLDSRLENPFRVEGLKEFSGPYNAMVEVPSICRENLQLPDVEETLLKYKSLVRQLETVDPRKMNADEKLAFWINIHNALMMHAYLDYGIPQNIVKRASLFTKAAYSIGGHSINLDTIQGLILRCRTHRPGQWLRALLSTRTKLKAGDDWLAYAIEQPEPLIHFALCLGNYSDPAVRIYSSRRLYQQLETAKVEYIRATVGIRKEQKILLPKIIDSFAKDKGLCLPSLLDMIQLYLPETLRMVMQRCQQRKSQKIIEWVPHNPSFRYLLSRESALPQVH